In a genomic window of Styela clava chromosome 7, kaStyClav1.hap1.2, whole genome shotgun sequence:
- the LOC144425256 gene encoding histone H5-like produces the protein MSTAAKKTVQKRAPAAHPSYKEMAMAAVKATHTKNGSSRAAIKKYVEANYSVKSDQAKIHLKRALKSLVDEGALKTDLPKAPRSYRLTKKEPPKKNKTASAQKKKPAAKKPKTAPVKKAAAKKPKAKKTATGTKKATVKKVAKKPAAKKATKKTPKKSAPKKKTVKKTAAKKK, from the coding sequence atgtctactgccgcaaagaaaaccgttcagaagcgggcgcctgcagcgcatccatcctacaaggaaatggcaatggccgccgtgaaagctactcacactaaaaatggatcctcgcgagccgccataaagaaatacgtcgaagcaaattacagcgtgaaatcagatcaggcgaaaatccaccttaagagggccctcaaaagtctggtcgacgaaggcgcgcttaaaacggatttgccaaaagcacccagaagctacagacttaccaaaaaggaaccgccaaagaaaaataagactgcgtcggcacagaagaaaaagccagcagccaagaagccgaagactgcacccgtgaagaaggcagccgcaaagaagcccaaggctaagaaaaccgctacgggaaccaaaaaggccaccgtaaagaaggttgcgaagaagcccgccgcaaagaaggcgacaaaaaagactcccaaaaagtcggcccccaaaaagaagactgtgaaaaagaccgccgccaaaaagaagtag
- the LOC120327674 gene encoding uncharacterized protein LOC120327674 isoform X4 — protein MRFQCPEKQKRNPEIILRKQIENQKLDPKQTSNTENPLPEKELSSQTSWAESVEIEEISNKGLSLESERTRVTLENTMKSNENEICHADNIITGKEAIHDKIESGNPTGEIDRPERATPDETISRHHDDNKKHDHIRKSSCEDEETSCASDRNDQNKVGSRSTELCDSTTDHEVFSDSLNLTEEEGRNIKRKWESYSSAGDFNITIDPNNDKRPSNSKHPFLQNTLKKIVQNFHLEDTFRATNPKVKEFTFHHALGAARLDRIYISNLTIVDKAYHLSISWADHDAAVLEINLKSIEKRGPGMWRNNTGHYNDKIFLQEFEDHWRKWITLKEYMNCNWIEWWINIKTRIKKLLIKFGARVRRRKKEEKERLEIQLDETRIRLNRGEKDKEHSPGYNAPPPIFKTSEQNHRLEPSSERNNCRHQKPETRIINFPGFPEGLRFHRSWFYVRYSTQAINEDRNIHGIRLQGIKEEIKTPAFADDTAITTRDELSAKRAIDMVKLYGNASGMVLNLSKSKGLCFARNQYDLQINWVNSVQIVGIRYGNVVNGKAWNDKINESSTETPWRHRTRQIYLLQNRPANWTINEKLHRRQIQ, from the exons ATGAGGTTTCAATGccctgaaaaacaaaaacgaaaTCCAGAAATAATCTTgcgaaaacaaattgaaaaccaaaaatTAGATCCAAAACAAACCAGCAACACGGAAAATCCGTTACCAGAAAAAGAATTATCTAGCCAAACCAGTTGGGCGGAAAGCGTAGAAATAGAGGAAATAAGCAACAAGGGATTATCATTGGAGTCGGAGAGAACAAGAGTGACACTGGAGAATACAATGAAAAGTAACGAGAATGAAATTTGCCATGCGGATAATATAATAACAGGCAAAGAGGCAATTCACGACAAAATAGAATCTGGAAACCCCACGGGAGAAATTGATAGACCAGAACGGGCGACGCCCGATGAAACAATATCACGTCATCACGACGACAACAAAAAGCATGACCATATAAGGAAATCGTCGTGTGAAGACGAAGAGACCTCGTGCGCATCAGACAGGAACGATCAAAACAAGGTGGGGTCCAGGTCGACGGAGTTATGCGACAGTACTACGGATCATGAAGTCTTTTCTGACAGCTTGAACCTTACAGAAGAAGAAGGAAGGAACATCAAAAGGAAATGGGAAAGCTACAGTAGCG CAGGAGATTTCAACATAACCATAGATCCGAATAATGATAAGCGGCCTTCCAATTCCAAGCACCCTTTCCTGCAAAACACACTCAAGAAGATAgtccaaaattttcatttagaGGACACCTTTCGAGCCACCAATCCAAAAGTCAAAGAATTCACCTTTCACCACGCTCTTGGAGCGGCACGGCTAGACAGGATATATATCAGTAACTTAACAATAGTAGATAAAGCCTACCACCTTTCAATTTCGTGGGCAGACCACGACGCAGCTGTattggaaataaatttaaagaGTATAGAAAAAAGAGGCCCAGGTATGTGGAGAAATAACACAGGTCAttataatgataaaatatttttgcaggaaTTTGAAGACCACTGGAGAAAATGGATCACCTTAAAAGAATATATGAATTGCAATTGGATCGAATGGTGGATTAACATCAAGACAAGAATCAAAAAGCTCCTCATTAAATTTGGAGCAAGAGTCAGAAGGAGAaagaaagaagaaaaagaaaggCTGGAAATACAACTAGATGAAACAAGGATAAGATTGAACAGAGGAGAAAAG GACAAAGAACATTCTCCCGGATATAACGCACCCCCACCAATTTTCAAAACTTCCGAACAAAATCATCGACTTGAACCTTCTTCTGAGAGAAATAACTGCAGACACCAGAAACCAGAAACTAGGATCATTAATTTCCCTGGATTTCCAGAAGGCCTTCGATTCCATAGATCATGGTTTTATGTTCGCTACTCTACACAA GCTATTAACGAAGACCGAAATATCCACGGAATTAGACTCCAAGGTATAAAAGAGGAAATCAAAACTCCAGCATTTGCGGATGACACCGCTATCACCACCCGAGACGAATTGTCCGCAAAACGAGCCATTGATATGGTAAAGCTCTATGGGAACGCATCTGGTATGGTTTTAAACTTATCCAAAAGCAAAGGTCTGTGTTTTGCACGTAACCAATATGACCTACAAATAAACTGGGTCAACTCAGTGCAGATCGTCGGAATTCGGTATGGGAATGTAGTGAATGGGAAAGCATGGAATGACAAAATTAATGAAT cATCTACAGAAACTCCATGGCGACATCGAACAAGACAAATCTATCTACTCCAGAATCGACCAGCAAATTGGACTATCAATGAGAAACTACATCGGCGACAAATTCAATAA
- the LOC120327674 gene encoding uncharacterized protein LOC120327674 isoform X2: protein MAGEGLRYADVAAQNVPQDISWIDRSCDLSFKMQRQIKRDEFWKFLEDLGIKIEEVDGIVQYPNGTTEVSFTNRLKALQMDRMLWKLKQEGKRLPAHRLIVPDKLPLYVNWVPTKMNDNLIMNYITENHGKPDSIAQLKDNKGVKNGSRRIIINREHLVSNPIKSYINISGFKLFVKHPGQLETCSYCNEPGHMRFQCPEKQKRNPEIILRKQIENQKLDPKQTSNTENPLPEKELSSQTSWAESVEIEEISNKGLSLESERTRVTLENTMKSNENEICHADNIITGKEAIHDKIESGNPTGEIDRPERATPDETISRHHDDNKKHDHIRKSSCEDEETSCASDRNDQNKVGSRSTELCDSTTDHEVFSDSLNLTEEEGRNIKRKWESYSSAGDFNITIDPNNDKRPSNSKHPFLQNTLKKIVQNFHLEDTFRATNPKVKEFTFHHALGAARLDRIYISNLTIVDKAYHLSISWADHDAAVLEINLKSIEKRGPGMWRNNTGHYNDKIFLQEFEDHWRKWITLKEYMNCNWIEWWINIKTRIKKLLIKFGARVRRRKKEEKERLEIQLDETRIRLNRGEKDKEHSPGYNAPPPIFKTSEQNHRLEPSSERNNCRHQKPETRIINFPGFPEGLRFHRSWFYVRYSTQAINEDRNIHGIRLQGIKEEIKTPAFADDTAITTRDELSAKRAIDMVKLYGNASASTETPWRHRTRQIYLLQNRPANWTINEKLHRRQIQ, encoded by the exons ATGGCTGGAGAGGGATTGCGATATGCCGATGTTGCGGCACAAAACGTCCCACAGGATATATCATGGATTGATAGGTCTTGTGACCTCAGCTTTAAAATGCAAAGGCAAATCAAGAGGGATGAGTTTTGGAAGTTTTTAGAGGACCTGGGAATAAAGATAGAGGAAGTAGATGGCATAGTTCAGTACCCAAATGGGACAACTGAGGTAAGTTTTACGAACAGGCTTAAAGCGCTCCAAATGGACCGCATGCTGTGGAAACTGAAGCAAGAGGGCAAGCGCCTACCGGCTCATAGGCTCATTGTACCAGACAAATTACCACTGTACGTGAATTGGGTGCCAACTAAAATGAATGATAACTTAATAATGAACTACATAACAGAAAACCATGGAAAACCAGACTCGATTGCACAACTAAAAGACAATAAAGGAGTTAAAAACGGATCAAGGCGAATAATCATTAATAGGGAACATTTGGTTTCTAATCCGATTAAAAGTTATATAAACATAAGCGGGTTTAAATTATTTGTGAAACATCCTGGTCAATTGGAAACATGCAGTTATTGCAACGAGCCGGGGCACATGAGGTTTCAATGccctgaaaaacaaaaacgaaaTCCAGAAATAATCTTgcgaaaacaaattgaaaaccaaaaatTAGATCCAAAACAAACCAGCAACACGGAAAATCCGTTACCAGAAAAAGAATTATCTAGCCAAACCAGTTGGGCGGAAAGCGTAGAAATAGAGGAAATAAGCAACAAGGGATTATCATTGGAGTCGGAGAGAACAAGAGTGACACTGGAGAATACAATGAAAAGTAACGAGAATGAAATTTGCCATGCGGATAATATAATAACAGGCAAAGAGGCAATTCACGACAAAATAGAATCTGGAAACCCCACGGGAGAAATTGATAGACCAGAACGGGCGACGCCCGATGAAACAATATCACGTCATCACGACGACAACAAAAAGCATGACCATATAAGGAAATCGTCGTGTGAAGACGAAGAGACCTCGTGCGCATCAGACAGGAACGATCAAAACAAGGTGGGGTCCAGGTCGACGGAGTTATGCGACAGTACTACGGATCATGAAGTCTTTTCTGACAGCTTGAACCTTACAGAAGAAGAAGGAAGGAACATCAAAAGGAAATGGGAAAGCTACAGTAGCG CAGGAGATTTCAACATAACCATAGATCCGAATAATGATAAGCGGCCTTCCAATTCCAAGCACCCTTTCCTGCAAAACACACTCAAGAAGATAgtccaaaattttcatttagaGGACACCTTTCGAGCCACCAATCCAAAAGTCAAAGAATTCACCTTTCACCACGCTCTTGGAGCGGCACGGCTAGACAGGATATATATCAGTAACTTAACAATAGTAGATAAAGCCTACCACCTTTCAATTTCGTGGGCAGACCACGACGCAGCTGTattggaaataaatttaaagaGTATAGAAAAAAGAGGCCCAGGTATGTGGAGAAATAACACAGGTCAttataatgataaaatatttttgcaggaaTTTGAAGACCACTGGAGAAAATGGATCACCTTAAAAGAATATATGAATTGCAATTGGATCGAATGGTGGATTAACATCAAGACAAGAATCAAAAAGCTCCTCATTAAATTTGGAGCAAGAGTCAGAAGGAGAaagaaagaagaaaaagaaaggCTGGAAATACAACTAGATGAAACAAGGATAAGATTGAACAGAGGAGAAAAG GACAAAGAACATTCTCCCGGATATAACGCACCCCCACCAATTTTCAAAACTTCCGAACAAAATCATCGACTTGAACCTTCTTCTGAGAGAAATAACTGCAGACACCAGAAACCAGAAACTAGGATCATTAATTTCCCTGGATTTCCAGAAGGCCTTCGATTCCATAGATCATGGTTTTATGTTCGCTACTCTACACAA GCTATTAACGAAGACCGAAATATCCACGGAATTAGACTCCAAGGTATAAAAGAGGAAATCAAAACTCCAGCATTTGCGGATGACACCGCTATCACCACCCGAGACGAATTGTCCGCAAAACGAGCCATTGATATGGTAAAGCTCTATGGGAACGCATCTG cATCTACAGAAACTCCATGGCGACATCGAACAAGACAAATCTATCTACTCCAGAATCGACCAGCAAATTGGACTATCAATGAGAAACTACATCGGCGACAAATTCAATAA
- the LOC120327674 gene encoding uncharacterized protein LOC120327674 isoform X1 has translation MAGEGLRYADVAAQNVPQDISWIDRSCDLSFKMQRQIKRDEFWKFLEDLGIKIEEVDGIVQYPNGTTEVSFTNRLKALQMDRMLWKLKQEGKRLPAHRLIVPDKLPLYVNWVPTKMNDNLIMNYITENHGKPDSIAQLKDNKGVKNGSRRIIINREHLVSNPIKSYINISGFKLFVKHPGQLETCSYCNEPGHMRFQCPEKQKRNPEIILRKQIENQKLDPKQTSNTENPLPEKELSSQTSWAESVEIEEISNKGLSLESERTRVTLENTMKSNENEICHADNIITGKEAIHDKIESGNPTGEIDRPERATPDETISRHHDDNKKHDHIRKSSCEDEETSCASDRNDQNKVGSRSTELCDSTTDHEVFSDSLNLTEEEGRNIKRKWESYSSAGDFNITIDPNNDKRPSNSKHPFLQNTLKKIVQNFHLEDTFRATNPKVKEFTFHHALGAARLDRIYISNLTIVDKAYHLSISWADHDAAVLEINLKSIEKRGPGMWRNNTGHYNDKIFLQEFEDHWRKWITLKEYMNCNWIEWWINIKTRIKKLLIKFGARVRRRKKEEKERLEIQLDETRIRLNRGEKDKEHSPGYNAPPPIFKTSEQNHRLEPSSERNNCRHQKPETRIINFPGFPEGLRFHRSWFYVRYSTQAINEDRNIHGIRLQGIKEEIKTPAFADDTAITTRDELSAKRAIDMVKLYGNASGMVLNLSKSKGLCFARNQYDLQINWVNSVQIVGIRYGNVVNGKAWNDKINESSTETPWRHRTRQIYLLQNRPANWTINEKLHRRQIQ, from the exons ATGGCTGGAGAGGGATTGCGATATGCCGATGTTGCGGCACAAAACGTCCCACAGGATATATCATGGATTGATAGGTCTTGTGACCTCAGCTTTAAAATGCAAAGGCAAATCAAGAGGGATGAGTTTTGGAAGTTTTTAGAGGACCTGGGAATAAAGATAGAGGAAGTAGATGGCATAGTTCAGTACCCAAATGGGACAACTGAGGTAAGTTTTACGAACAGGCTTAAAGCGCTCCAAATGGACCGCATGCTGTGGAAACTGAAGCAAGAGGGCAAGCGCCTACCGGCTCATAGGCTCATTGTACCAGACAAATTACCACTGTACGTGAATTGGGTGCCAACTAAAATGAATGATAACTTAATAATGAACTACATAACAGAAAACCATGGAAAACCAGACTCGATTGCACAACTAAAAGACAATAAAGGAGTTAAAAACGGATCAAGGCGAATAATCATTAATAGGGAACATTTGGTTTCTAATCCGATTAAAAGTTATATAAACATAAGCGGGTTTAAATTATTTGTGAAACATCCTGGTCAATTGGAAACATGCAGTTATTGCAACGAGCCGGGGCACATGAGGTTTCAATGccctgaaaaacaaaaacgaaaTCCAGAAATAATCTTgcgaaaacaaattgaaaaccaaaaatTAGATCCAAAACAAACCAGCAACACGGAAAATCCGTTACCAGAAAAAGAATTATCTAGCCAAACCAGTTGGGCGGAAAGCGTAGAAATAGAGGAAATAAGCAACAAGGGATTATCATTGGAGTCGGAGAGAACAAGAGTGACACTGGAGAATACAATGAAAAGTAACGAGAATGAAATTTGCCATGCGGATAATATAATAACAGGCAAAGAGGCAATTCACGACAAAATAGAATCTGGAAACCCCACGGGAGAAATTGATAGACCAGAACGGGCGACGCCCGATGAAACAATATCACGTCATCACGACGACAACAAAAAGCATGACCATATAAGGAAATCGTCGTGTGAAGACGAAGAGACCTCGTGCGCATCAGACAGGAACGATCAAAACAAGGTGGGGTCCAGGTCGACGGAGTTATGCGACAGTACTACGGATCATGAAGTCTTTTCTGACAGCTTGAACCTTACAGAAGAAGAAGGAAGGAACATCAAAAGGAAATGGGAAAGCTACAGTAGCG CAGGAGATTTCAACATAACCATAGATCCGAATAATGATAAGCGGCCTTCCAATTCCAAGCACCCTTTCCTGCAAAACACACTCAAGAAGATAgtccaaaattttcatttagaGGACACCTTTCGAGCCACCAATCCAAAAGTCAAAGAATTCACCTTTCACCACGCTCTTGGAGCGGCACGGCTAGACAGGATATATATCAGTAACTTAACAATAGTAGATAAAGCCTACCACCTTTCAATTTCGTGGGCAGACCACGACGCAGCTGTattggaaataaatttaaagaGTATAGAAAAAAGAGGCCCAGGTATGTGGAGAAATAACACAGGTCAttataatgataaaatatttttgcaggaaTTTGAAGACCACTGGAGAAAATGGATCACCTTAAAAGAATATATGAATTGCAATTGGATCGAATGGTGGATTAACATCAAGACAAGAATCAAAAAGCTCCTCATTAAATTTGGAGCAAGAGTCAGAAGGAGAaagaaagaagaaaaagaaaggCTGGAAATACAACTAGATGAAACAAGGATAAGATTGAACAGAGGAGAAAAG GACAAAGAACATTCTCCCGGATATAACGCACCCCCACCAATTTTCAAAACTTCCGAACAAAATCATCGACTTGAACCTTCTTCTGAGAGAAATAACTGCAGACACCAGAAACCAGAAACTAGGATCATTAATTTCCCTGGATTTCCAGAAGGCCTTCGATTCCATAGATCATGGTTTTATGTTCGCTACTCTACACAA GCTATTAACGAAGACCGAAATATCCACGGAATTAGACTCCAAGGTATAAAAGAGGAAATCAAAACTCCAGCATTTGCGGATGACACCGCTATCACCACCCGAGACGAATTGTCCGCAAAACGAGCCATTGATATGGTAAAGCTCTATGGGAACGCATCTGGTATGGTTTTAAACTTATCCAAAAGCAAAGGTCTGTGTTTTGCACGTAACCAATATGACCTACAAATAAACTGGGTCAACTCAGTGCAGATCGTCGGAATTCGGTATGGGAATGTAGTGAATGGGAAAGCATGGAATGACAAAATTAATGAAT cATCTACAGAAACTCCATGGCGACATCGAACAAGACAAATCTATCTACTCCAGAATCGACCAGCAAATTGGACTATCAATGAGAAACTACATCGGCGACAAATTCAATAA
- the LOC120327674 gene encoding uncharacterized protein LOC120327674 isoform X5, producing MAGEGLRYADVAAQNVPQDISWIDRSCDLSFKMQRQIKRDEFWKFLEDLGIKIEEVDGIVQYPNGTTEEFEDHWRKWITLKEYMNCNWIEWWINIKTRIKKLLIKFGARVRRRKKEEKERLEIQLDETRIRLNRGEKDKEHSPGYNAPPPIFKTSEQNHRLEPSSERNNCRHQKPETRIINFPGFPEGLRFHRSWFYVRYSTQAINEDRNIHGIRLQGIKEEIKTPAFADDTAITTRDELSAKRAIDMVKLYGNASGMVLNLSKSKGLCFARNQYDLQINWVNSVQIVGIRYGNVVNGKAWNDKINESSTETPWRHRTRQIYLLQNRPANWTINEKLHRRQIQ from the exons ATGGCTGGAGAGGGATTGCGATATGCCGATGTTGCGGCACAAAACGTCCCACAGGATATATCATGGATTGATAGGTCTTGTGACCTCAGCTTTAAAATGCAAAGGCAAATCAAGAGGGATGAGTTTTGGAAGTTTTTAGAGGACCTGGGAATAAAGATAGAGGAAGTAGATGGCATAGTTCAGTACCCAAATGGGACAACTGAG gaaTTTGAAGACCACTGGAGAAAATGGATCACCTTAAAAGAATATATGAATTGCAATTGGATCGAATGGTGGATTAACATCAAGACAAGAATCAAAAAGCTCCTCATTAAATTTGGAGCAAGAGTCAGAAGGAGAaagaaagaagaaaaagaaaggCTGGAAATACAACTAGATGAAACAAGGATAAGATTGAACAGAGGAGAAAAG GACAAAGAACATTCTCCCGGATATAACGCACCCCCACCAATTTTCAAAACTTCCGAACAAAATCATCGACTTGAACCTTCTTCTGAGAGAAATAACTGCAGACACCAGAAACCAGAAACTAGGATCATTAATTTCCCTGGATTTCCAGAAGGCCTTCGATTCCATAGATCATGGTTTTATGTTCGCTACTCTACACAA GCTATTAACGAAGACCGAAATATCCACGGAATTAGACTCCAAGGTATAAAAGAGGAAATCAAAACTCCAGCATTTGCGGATGACACCGCTATCACCACCCGAGACGAATTGTCCGCAAAACGAGCCATTGATATGGTAAAGCTCTATGGGAACGCATCTGGTATGGTTTTAAACTTATCCAAAAGCAAAGGTCTGTGTTTTGCACGTAACCAATATGACCTACAAATAAACTGGGTCAACTCAGTGCAGATCGTCGGAATTCGGTATGGGAATGTAGTGAATGGGAAAGCATGGAATGACAAAATTAATGAAT cATCTACAGAAACTCCATGGCGACATCGAACAAGACAAATCTATCTACTCCAGAATCGACCAGCAAATTGGACTATCAATGAGAAACTACATCGGCGACAAATTCAATAA
- the LOC120327674 gene encoding uncharacterized protein LOC120327674 isoform X3: MAGEGLRYADVAAQNVPQDISWIDRSCDLSFKMQRQIKRDEFWKFLEDLGIKIEEVDGIVQYPNGTTEVSFTNRLKALQMDRMLWKLKQEGKRLPAHRLIVPDKLPLYVNWVPTKMNDNLIMNYITENHGKPDSIAQLKDNKGVKNGSRRIIINREHLVSNPIKSYINISGFKLFVKHPGQLETCSYCNEPGHMRFQCPEKQKRNPEIILRKQIENQKLDPKQTSNTENPLPEKELSSQTSWAESVEIEEISNKGLSLESERTRVTLENTMKSNENEICHADNIITGKEAIHDKIESGNPTGEIDRPERATPDETISRHHDDNKKHDHIRKSSCEDEETSCASDRNDQNKVGSRSTELCDSTTDHEVFSDSLNLTEEEGRNIKRKWESYSSAGDFNITIDPNNDKRPSNSKHPFLQNTLKKIVQNFHLEDTFRATNPKVKEFTFHHALGAARLDRIYISNLTIVDKAYHLSISWADHDAAVLEINLKSIEKRGPGMWRNNTGHYNDKIFLQEFEDHWRKWITLKEYMNCNWIEWWINIKTRIKKLLIKFGARVRRRKKEEKERLEIQLDETRIRLNRGEKDKEHSPGYNAPPPIFKTSEQNHRLEPSSERNNCRHQKPETRIINFPGFPEGLRFHRSWFYVRYSTQVWLLTKTEISTELDSKV; the protein is encoded by the exons ATGGCTGGAGAGGGATTGCGATATGCCGATGTTGCGGCACAAAACGTCCCACAGGATATATCATGGATTGATAGGTCTTGTGACCTCAGCTTTAAAATGCAAAGGCAAATCAAGAGGGATGAGTTTTGGAAGTTTTTAGAGGACCTGGGAATAAAGATAGAGGAAGTAGATGGCATAGTTCAGTACCCAAATGGGACAACTGAGGTAAGTTTTACGAACAGGCTTAAAGCGCTCCAAATGGACCGCATGCTGTGGAAACTGAAGCAAGAGGGCAAGCGCCTACCGGCTCATAGGCTCATTGTACCAGACAAATTACCACTGTACGTGAATTGGGTGCCAACTAAAATGAATGATAACTTAATAATGAACTACATAACAGAAAACCATGGAAAACCAGACTCGATTGCACAACTAAAAGACAATAAAGGAGTTAAAAACGGATCAAGGCGAATAATCATTAATAGGGAACATTTGGTTTCTAATCCGATTAAAAGTTATATAAACATAAGCGGGTTTAAATTATTTGTGAAACATCCTGGTCAATTGGAAACATGCAGTTATTGCAACGAGCCGGGGCACATGAGGTTTCAATGccctgaaaaacaaaaacgaaaTCCAGAAATAATCTTgcgaaaacaaattgaaaaccaaaaatTAGATCCAAAACAAACCAGCAACACGGAAAATCCGTTACCAGAAAAAGAATTATCTAGCCAAACCAGTTGGGCGGAAAGCGTAGAAATAGAGGAAATAAGCAACAAGGGATTATCATTGGAGTCGGAGAGAACAAGAGTGACACTGGAGAATACAATGAAAAGTAACGAGAATGAAATTTGCCATGCGGATAATATAATAACAGGCAAAGAGGCAATTCACGACAAAATAGAATCTGGAAACCCCACGGGAGAAATTGATAGACCAGAACGGGCGACGCCCGATGAAACAATATCACGTCATCACGACGACAACAAAAAGCATGACCATATAAGGAAATCGTCGTGTGAAGACGAAGAGACCTCGTGCGCATCAGACAGGAACGATCAAAACAAGGTGGGGTCCAGGTCGACGGAGTTATGCGACAGTACTACGGATCATGAAGTCTTTTCTGACAGCTTGAACCTTACAGAAGAAGAAGGAAGGAACATCAAAAGGAAATGGGAAAGCTACAGTAGCG CAGGAGATTTCAACATAACCATAGATCCGAATAATGATAAGCGGCCTTCCAATTCCAAGCACCCTTTCCTGCAAAACACACTCAAGAAGATAgtccaaaattttcatttagaGGACACCTTTCGAGCCACCAATCCAAAAGTCAAAGAATTCACCTTTCACCACGCTCTTGGAGCGGCACGGCTAGACAGGATATATATCAGTAACTTAACAATAGTAGATAAAGCCTACCACCTTTCAATTTCGTGGGCAGACCACGACGCAGCTGTattggaaataaatttaaagaGTATAGAAAAAAGAGGCCCAGGTATGTGGAGAAATAACACAGGTCAttataatgataaaatatttttgcaggaaTTTGAAGACCACTGGAGAAAATGGATCACCTTAAAAGAATATATGAATTGCAATTGGATCGAATGGTGGATTAACATCAAGACAAGAATCAAAAAGCTCCTCATTAAATTTGGAGCAAGAGTCAGAAGGAGAaagaaagaagaaaaagaaaggCTGGAAATACAACTAGATGAAACAAGGATAAGATTGAACAGAGGAGAAAAG GACAAAGAACATTCTCCCGGATATAACGCACCCCCACCAATTTTCAAAACTTCCGAACAAAATCATCGACTTGAACCTTCTTCTGAGAGAAATAACTGCAGACACCAGAAACCAGAAACTAGGATCATTAATTTCCCTGGATTTCCAGAAGGCCTTCGATTCCATAGATCATGGTTTTATGTTCGCTACTCTACACAAGTATG GCTATTAACGAAGACCGAAATATCCACGGAATTAGACTCCAAGGTATAA